Below is a window of Pseudomonadota bacterium DNA.
AAGCGGCCCTCAGACTTTCACCATTACCGCATATGATATAACTAATAACGAAAGCGCTCATTCAGAACCTATTACCGCAAACAAAGCGCCGCAGGCTGAAATTCAAGCAGATGGCGTAAATAACCTCGTGGCTTTTGATGCAAGCCAATCAAAAGATTTCGACGATGGTACAATCGTTGAATATTCATGGGTTTTCGGAGACGGCAGTGACGCCTCCTCGGATGAGAGGATAATCCATGAATATCAGCCAGGCAATTACACTGTAACTCTTACCGTCACTGATAATCAGAGGACAATAAATACAACCCAAGTCAATATAACGATTATCTGATTGTTCTGCGGCTCAAGACTGGAATGATTACTTCTGTTCTTGAGCCGTTACCATTTCTGCCTTCCCTTTCCCCTTCCTGATTTGACCTTTCAGCTTTCACTCTTCACCTTTCTCATCATAAC
It encodes the following:
- a CDS encoding PKD domain-containing protein, whose product is SGPQTFTITAYDITNNESAHSEPITANKAPQAEIQADGVNNLVAFDASQSKDFDDGTIVEYSWVFGDGSDASSDERIIHEYQPGNYTVTLTVTDNQRTINTTQVNITII